The genomic stretch CCGTCGTGCAGACGTCCGCGGATACGCGCCACCGTGCACACGACGCTCCGGTCCTTCCCCCGCCGGCATCGTCCGTTCGTGCTCTTCCGTCCGAATAGCGCACGGGTTGCAGGTCACGACACGGTCGGACTTGAAAATGCTCACCCAACCGACCGTGACATACGTGTTCCCCCAATCCGCGCACCGGCCCCCTCCCGCCGTCCGACGAACCGGTCGTTCCGAGCCTCCGTGTCGATGACGACGCTCACTCCCTTGCCGTCGCCCGTGAGGCGTACCCTCGTTCCGGATACGAGCGAACCGAACCTCGCCGTGCGGTTGAACGCCTTCGACTCCCTCTACGATTCGCAGGTCCCTTCACTTTGCGTCGACACGATCGACGCGCTCACCCGGCATGCCGAGGACGGTCCGGCGCGGTTGTTGGTCGACGACCACGTCGCCGGAAGGAGCGGCATCGAGGAGGTCATCCTCGAACTCCATCACGCACCACTGTCTCTGCGATCGTCCGTGTGGGCCGTGTCTCGCGTCGCGGGTGAGCGCACCACGCCGGCGGAGATCGCAGAGCACGCGCGATCCGTCGAGCGGCGGCTTCGCGAGTGGCACGAACGGGAGCTTCCTCCCGTCATCCCGAGCATCGTTCTCGGCACCATCGCGCTCCGACGCACTCCGCTCACGATCGAGCCGCTGATGGCCCGATTCGCAGTCGCTGTCGACTCGCAAGGCGGACGCGAGCCGCTTGCCGCTGCCGTCGCCGCCCACGACGATCCCGGAGCATGGAGCGAAATCTTGGGCGGGTTGAAGCACCGAGGTACGCGCGCGGTGGGCTGCTTCGCCGTCGCGCCCGAGAGACGACTTCTCGACGTCGTATCCTCCTCGTTTCCCGAGGCCGTCGTGCAGCTCCAACTCGAGCCCGTCCTCGACGAACTACGGTGGCTCGTCGCACCGGTCCATCTGCCCGCGACCACGGAAGAAGTTCGGAACATCCACAAGAAACCCGACACGGCTCGTTCGCCGGAACGCGTCCGACGTCTCGTCGAAAAGCCCGGACTCGCCGTCTCTCCGGAACACGTCGAGCCGCTCCGACACCTTCTTCTCGGTTCGCTCGCTTACGTCGGCCTTGCACCCGCATTCCCTCGGCACCTCCGCAGTGATCGCCTCGTGCGCGAGGTCCGTCGCGCCTTCAACCGCCACACCTGCGCGATATGTCCACCCGGCGATCGCGGCCTCACCGAACTGCTCCTCGTCGCACGCCTGCGGTGGCTCGCGAAGACGTCGTGGAACACCCGACGGTCTCGCTCGTGAACTTCTCCCGGTATCCCACGTCCCACGCTCCGCATCCGACTTCCAACATGCACAAACTACTCGCTTGCTCCTCGCTTGCCGCCGCCGCCGTCGTCGCGCCCGTTCTTCGCGCCGACTATCCGGTCGCGTCGCACCGCTATCTCGCGGACCCGACACCGCTCGTCACCGCGGACCGCGTCTACGTCTACTGTTCCAACGACGACGAGAGCCCGGTCGAAGGCAGCTACAACATCCCGAACATCGTCTGCATCTCGACCACCGACATGAAGAACTGGACCGACCACGGTTCGGTCTTCCGCGCTTCGGACAGCACCACGTGGGCGACGAAGACCTGGGCGCCCGGCGCGATCGAGCGCGACGGAAAGTTCTTCCTCTACTACGGAAACAGCGGAGCGAACATCGGCGTCGCCGTCGCGCCCTCCCCGATCGGCCCGTTCACCGATCCACTCGGCAAGCCGCTCATCGAACACCACACGCCCGGCGTGCAACCCGCCAAGGACATGTGGCTCTTCGATCCGGGCGTGTTCATCGACGACGACGGCCAAGCCTACATCTACTTCGGCGGCAACGGCGACGACAACGTCCGCGTCGCGAAGCTGAAGCGCGACATGATCACGCTCGACGGCGAAGTGATCAAAATGAACGCGCCGAACTTCTTCGAAGCCGCGTGGGTGAACAAACGTCACGGCGTCTACTACTTCTCCTACTCCACCACCCCGCGCGCCGGCATGCGCTTCGACTACATGACCAGCGATCACCCGATCGAAGGCTACGTCTATCGCGGCGTCGTCTCCGACCAACCCCCCATCAACAACAACAACCACCACGCCGCGCAGTTCAAATTCAAGGGACGCTGGTATCACGTCTACCACAACCGCATCGTCGCATCCGAGGCGGGCATTCCGACCGGCTATCGCCGCAACATCGCTCTCGAGGAACTCCACTACGAAGACGACGGCTCGATCCGCAAAGTGACCTTCACCACCGACGGCGTCTCGCAGATCGGACACCTCGATCCGTTCGTGCGCGTGGAGGCGGAAACGTTCAACGCACAGCGCGGAGTCGAAACCGCGCCGATCGCGGGCGGTGGCATGCACCTCACCGATCTCCAAGACGGCGATTGGGTGCGCCTCGTCGGAGTGGACTTCGGCAGCGACGGCCCGGAGAAGTTCGCCGCCCGCGTCGCCGCAAACGCCGGTGCCGGAGGCACGATCGAAATTCGCCTCGGCTCGCCCGAGGGGACCTTGGTCGGAACCTGCACCGTGCCCGAGACGGGCGGATGGCAGGAGTGGGCGGACGTGG from Opitutales bacterium ASA1 encodes the following:
- the xynD gene encoding alpha-L-arabinofuranosidase, which codes for MHKLLACSSLAAAAVVAPVLRADYPVASHRYLADPTPLVTADRVYVYCSNDDESPVEGSYNIPNIVCISTTDMKNWTDHGSVFRASDSTTWATKTWAPGAIERDGKFFLYYGNSGANIGVAVAPSPIGPFTDPLGKPLIEHHTPGVQPAKDMWLFDPGVFIDDDGQAYIYFGGNGDDNVRVAKLKRDMITLDGEVIKMNAPNFFEAAWVNKRHGVYYFSYSTTPRAGMRFDYMTSDHPIEGYVYRGVVSDQPPINNNNHHAAQFKFKGRWYHVYHNRIVASEAGIPTGYRRNIALEELHYEDDGSIRKVTFTTDGVSQIGHLDPFVRVEAETFNAQRGVETAPIAGGGMHLTDLQDGDWVRLVGVDFGSDGPEKFAARVAANAGAGGTIEIRLGSPEGTLVGTCTVPETGGWQEWADVAAEVRGARGVQDLYLKFTGSAESLFHVDYWQFE